In a genomic window of Coregonus clupeaformis isolate EN_2021a chromosome 27, ASM2061545v1, whole genome shotgun sequence:
- the LOC121541184 gene encoding protein phosphatase 1 regulatory subunit 3C: MAFIEFGVNFPALHVFGDHSIPQQSAMPVDLAIQLCLSRSPPICHLLGVSPLKALRPPFQTIDFQTLRAGLRTAPPSSSSSSSSPEWSESRSCVHRNSASPKKNRVVFADTKGLSLTAVRLYIPDNSLSPSTAQGADSSSSSSTPRPSSSPRLQSLWPGPAVGQQRWRLRLAFPQPTADFTTFHARLQEALVQLESCSVTERSLSGTVRVCNVGFEKAVHVRVTFDSWRSHRDIACSYLQQRYSDFKTDAFAFDVPLPQNLDPSKRLEFCVSFRPGSGATPRWDNNKGQNYRVCVAPDGSGYNQAQAPLWRRITTPCLLPRPPNGQGAGEPA; encoded by the exons ATGGCCTTTATTGAATTTGGAGTGAATTTTCC AGCGCTTCATGTGTTTGGAGACCACTCCATACCACAGCAGTCAGCCATGCCAGTGGACCTTGCCATACAACTGTGTCTGAGCCGGAGTCCTCCCATCTGTCACCTACTGGGTGTGTCTCCTCTAAAGGCCCTGAGACCTCCCTTTCAGACAATAGATTTCCAGACTCTCAGGGCAGGCCTCCGCACTGCACcgccctcctcttcatcctcttcctcctcaccagAGTGGTCAGAGTCTAGGAGCTGTGTCCACAGGAACAGTGCCAGCCCTAAGAAGAACCGCGTGGTGTTTGCTGATACTAAGGGGCTGTCTCTCACTGCAGTGCGACTGTATATCCCAGACAACTCCTTGTCCCCTTCCACAGCCCAGGGGGCtgactcctcttcctcctcctccacccctagACCCTCCTCTTCCCCCAGACTGCAGAGCCTGTGGCCAGGTCCAGCCGTTGGGCAGCAGCGCTGGAGACTGCGTCTAGCCTTCCCCCAACCCACAGCAGACTTTACGACATTCCACGCCCGTCTGCAGGAGGCCCTGGTGCAGCTGGAGAGCTGCAGCGTGACCGAGCGCTCCCTGAGTGGCACCGTGCGTGTCTGCAATGTTGGCTTTGAGAAGGCTGTGCACGTGCGGGTGACCTTTGACTCATGGCGGAGCCACCGTGACATCGCCTGCTCCTACCTGCAGCAGCGCTACAGTGACTTTAAGACTGATGCGTTTGCCTTTGACGTCCCCCTCCCCCAGAACCTGGATCCCAGCAAGCGTCTGGAGTTCTGTGTGTCCTTCCGGCCAGGCAGCGGGGCCACACCGCGTTGGGACAACAACAAGGGACAGAACTATAGGGTGTGTGTGGCTCCTGACGGGTCAGGTTACAACCAAGCCCAGGCCCCGTTATGGCGCCGTATCACCACCCCCTGCCTCCTCCCGCGTCCCCCTAATGGCCAAGGAGCGGGGGAACCAGCCTGA
- the LOC121541739 gene encoding phospholipase A2, minor isoenzyme isoform X1: MNTLQAVFLVALGLSVAQATNLNYRALWQFRNMILCTMPDSWPIFDYADYGCYCGKGGSGTPVDELDRCCEVHDRCYSDAMQHDECWPIIDNPYTESYAYDCDKNLRKVTCKSNNDGCEMFICECDRKAAECFARSPWNPEHEHLPSSSCQ, translated from the exons ATGAACACCCTCCAAGCAGTATTCCTTGTGGCTTTGGGCCTCTCTGTTG CCCAGGCAACCAACCTTAACTACAGGGCCCTGTGGCAGTTCAGAAACATGATCCTCTGCACTATGCCTGATAGCTGGCCCATCTTCGACTATGCTGACTACGGCTGCTACTGTGGCAAGGGAGGCTCTGGTACCCCTGTGGACGAACTGGacag GTGCTGTGAGGTCCATGACCGGTGCTACTCTGATGCCATGCAGCACGATGAATGTTGGCCCATCATTGACAACCCTTACACTGAGTCCTATGCCTACGACTGTGACAAGAACCTCAGAAAGGTCACTTGCAAGA GCAACAATGACGGATGTGAGATGTTCATCTGTGAGTGTGACAGGAAGGCTGCGGAATGTTTCGCCAGGAGCCCCTGGAACCCTGAGCACGAGCACCTTCCCAGTAGCAGTTGCCAGTAA
- the LOC121541739 gene encoding phospholipase A2, minor isoenzyme isoform X2 → MLTAQATNLNYRALWQFRNMILCTMPDSWPIFDYADYGCYCGKGGSGTPVDELDRCCEVHDRCYSDAMQHDECWPIIDNPYTESYAYDCDKNLRKVTCKSNNDGCEMFICECDRKAAECFARSPWNPEHEHLPSSSCQ, encoded by the exons ATGCTGACTG CCCAGGCAACCAACCTTAACTACAGGGCCCTGTGGCAGTTCAGAAACATGATCCTCTGCACTATGCCTGATAGCTGGCCCATCTTCGACTATGCTGACTACGGCTGCTACTGTGGCAAGGGAGGCTCTGGTACCCCTGTGGACGAACTGGacag GTGCTGTGAGGTCCATGACCGGTGCTACTCTGATGCCATGCAGCACGATGAATGTTGGCCCATCATTGACAACCCTTACACTGAGTCCTATGCCTACGACTGTGACAAGAACCTCAGAAAGGTCACTTGCAAGA GCAACAATGACGGATGTGAGATGTTCATCTGTGAGTGTGACAGGAAGGCTGCGGAATGTTTCGCCAGGAGCCCCTGGAACCCTGAGCACGAGCACCTTCCCAGTAGCAGTTGCCAGTAA